Within Alteribacter lacisalsi, the genomic segment ATCCGTCAGACAGGATTTGCCGTTTCCACCGTGGAAACACGTCCGGTGTTAACAGGTGTCCACTGGCAGGTTGAAAACGGTGAACTTTCCTGTACCTCTACAGACAGCCACCGCCTGGCTATGCGAAAAGCAAAAGTAGATACGAACACAGATGACTTTTCTTTTTCCAATGTGATTATCCCGGGCAGAAGTCTGACCGAGCTCAACAAGATTCTTGATGACACAGAGGACTGGATTGATATTATCGTGACTGAAAATCAGATCCTGTTTAAAGCAGAGAACATTCTGTTCTTCTCACGCTTGCTTGACGGTAACTACCCGGCAACGCAAAATATGATCCCCACCACATCAAAAACAGGGGTTAAACTGGATACGAAGCAGTTTCTGCAGGCGATTGAACGAGCGCTTCTTCTCTCAAGAGACGGAAAGAACAATGTCGTGAATTTAAAAACGATGGAAAACGGCCATGTGGAAATCACCTCCGTTACACCTGAAGTTGGAAAAGTAACGGAAGACCTGCAGAGTATTGAACTAACCGGTGAGGAACTCCGCATCTCCTTTAACGGGAAGAACCTGATCGATGCTCTGAAAGTCGTAGATTCCTCCGAGATTCACATTGATTTTACAGGAGCCATGAGCCCGTTCGTTCTTAAACCGGTGGACCATGACTACACGCTCCATCTGTTCTCACCTGTTCGGACTTATTAAATTTTAAAAATGAGTATACCTTTCCTTCAGTTTTGCGAAGCCCCGCTGAACGCCATCCGCTCGCTTTCCGCGGCGGTGCCGGCCTGCTTCTTCCTCTTCAAGCAAAGCTTCGAAGCTGGCTGTGTCGAAGCAAATCGAAGCTTAATCGAGATGCCAATGCTCTTCACTGCCGCAGGAGTCTCACTGCTGGCGTTCAACTGGGCATAATAGAGGATTACTCACTAAGAGTTATACTTTTTTAAAAAAAACATTCTGCACCGAAGAAGCACGCAGCTTATTCGTATAGCAGATCCTTGTCGCTGTCGGCTTTGGCCGGCGGCTTTTTTTGATCTCCCTGCCGTTCAGGACTGCGTTAGGATCTCCACGGAATTAAAACATAGCAGCTTTTGTAAAGAAGTCCTTGGAATAATCAGCAAATGCGGGAAAGGAAACAAGTAAACAGGGTAAATACTATGCTGAAACTGCAGGAGCGTGTTTATGATTTGTAATATTTGACTGATTTACACGGATTTTGTCGTAAGGGTATAATGACAGAGACGAAGAAATTGCACGCAGAGTTGGCTAAAGCACGCATTTTTAGTACAATATAGTTTGAGACATTTGCGCTTTTATTTGAGAAACAGGTGAAAAGGCAAAATTGAATGTCAGGAAAGTGAGTGACCCTGATGGAAGAAACAGTGAAAATTGAAGGTAAGTTTTTGACTCTCGGTCAGCTTCTGAAAGAGACAGGTGTAATAGACACCGGCGGGATGGCGAAATGGTTTCTTCAGGAGCATGATGTATTTGTAAACGATGAAGCCGAGGACCGCAGGGGAAGAAAACTGTATCCAGGTGACATTGTCAGACTGGAAGGCGGCGAAGCGTTTGTACTGGAGTAGCCTTGTCCGACTGAGGGTCAGCTGTGCACATTAACGAACTGGCGCTGAAAAACTACAGAAACTACCCGGAAGCCACCCTTACCTTTGAAAATGAAGTCAATGTGATCATCGGGGAGAATGCCCAGGGCAAAACAAATCTCATGGAAGCGATTTATGTGCTGGCTCTTGCTAAATCCCACCGGACGCCGCGGGACAAAGAGCTTATTCGATGGGATCAGGATTTTGCACGCATTCAGGGAAAACTCACGAAGCGGACAGGACCACTTCAGATGGAAGTGGTGTTTTCTGAAAAGGGCAAAAAAGTAAAGCTAAATCACCTGGAAAAAAAGCGGCTCAGTGACTATATAGGGACATGCAATATCGTTATGTTTGCCCCGGAAGATCTGAATCTTGTAAAAGGCAGCCCCCAGGTGAGAAGACGGTTCCTTGATATGGAACTCGGACAGATTAATAACGTCTACCTCTACCACCTGGCCCGTTTTCATAAAATACTTAAACAGCGGAACCAGCTTCTTAAAAATCTTCAGAAATCGAGAAAAGATTATGACGAGACCATGCTGGATGTAATGACAGACCAGCTGATTGATTCCGCAGTCGAAGTTGTTTCAAAACGATTTTCTTTTCTCTCCAGACTTCAGGTGTGGGCTGAGGACATTCATAAAGAAATCAGCCGCGGGCTTGAAAGACTGGAGATCAGATATATTCCATCCTGTAACGTATCAGAACAGATGGACTTGTCGACAATGAAAGATAGGATGAAAGAAGCGTTCAGCCGTACCGGTGACCGTGAAATCTACCGGGGAACCACATTGATCGGCCCGCACCGTGACGACCTTAGATTTGACGTTAACGGGCGGGATATTCAGACATACGGATCCCAGGGTCAGCAGCGCACAACGGCATTATCACTTAAACTGGCAGAAATAGAGTTAATCTATGAAAAAGTTGGTGAATATCCAATCCTTCTTCTTGATGACGTTCTTTCCGAACTGGACGATTTCCGCCAGTCGCATCTTCTCAGCGCCATACAGGGGAAAGTCCAGACGTTTGTGACGACAACAAGTGTGGAGGGCATTCACCATGAAACGCTTGAGAACGCCCGTATTTACTATGTTGATCAGGGTATGGCAAAACGAAAGGATTGAGGTGTCAGGATGTTTATCCATTTAGGCGGTGATACCGTCATCCGTTCAAAAGACGTGGTGGCCATCCTGGATCATCAGAGCCGGGGGATGTCACAGGACAACGAGGAGTTCCTGACAGAACACGGAAGGCGGAAAAAGGTAACCGAAATTTCAGCAGACACAATAAAGTCTGTGGTGATTACCGAAGGGCAGGTATATCTGTCACCTATTTCTTCTCTTACTCTGAAGCGGAGGGCGAATGCGGCCGTGGATATTGAAGAAGAAGAAGCCGGACAGTCGGAAACGGCAGAATAAAAGACTGCATTTATAAATGATTAGTCAGGACCATGAAGGAAAGCGGACGGGCGGCATTAATTCCCCAAAGGGGGACTCACTGGTGCACACAGCGTCCGAATAGTAACAGATCAATATTTTTAATACTATTCATGCAGCCGTAAGCTGCAGAGAATTGCAGGTGAAGAGTATGACCATCGATCAGCAGCAATCGTATGATGAAAGTCAGATTCAGGTATTGGAAGGTTTGGAGGCCGTACGCAAAAGACCCGGGATGTATATCGGTTCTACCAGCGTTCGAGGGCTTCATCACCTCGTGTGGGAAATTGTCGATAACAGTATCGATGAGGCCATGGGCGGTCATTGCGACACCATCCGTGTAACCATAGGTGAAGACAACAGCATTACCGTTGAAGATAACGGCCGGGGAATTCCGGTCGGGATTCACGAAAAAATGGGTCGTCCAGCCGTTGAAGTCATTATGACTGTGCTTCATGCGGGCGGTAAATTCGGCGGCGGCGGATATAAAGTATCCGGAGGACTGCACGGAGTAGGGGCTTCGGTTGTTAACGCCCTGTCAACCCTTCTTGAAGTGGAAGTTCACAAAGACGGTCAGGTTTACTACCAGGCGTTTAAACAGGGTGTGCCGCAAGAAGATCTGAAAGTCACCGGCGAGACGGACAAACAGGGAACAATTATCCGATTTGAACCGGACCCTGATATTTTCACTGAAACAACCGTTTTTGATTATGATATTCTCGCAAACCGCCTGCGCGAGCTTGCTTTCCTTAACCGGGGACTTCGTATCTTCATTACGGACGAGCGGGAAAACGGGAAGGAAGCGGAATACTTCTATGAAGGCGGTATTGCCTCGTTTGTGGAACATTTGAACCGTACAAAAGAGCCGATTCACGAGCCGCCGATCTTTCTTGAAGGTGAAAAAGAAGGCATCGCCATAGAAATTGCGATTCAGTATAACGAAGGTTTTGCGAGCAATCTTTATTCCTTTGCCAACAACATCAACACTCACGAGGGCGGTACCCATGAGTCAGGGTTTAAAACAGCTCTAACCCGTGTCATTAACGATTATGCCCGTAAAAATAATATGTTCAAAGAAAACGATCCGAACCTGGTCGGTGATGATGTGCGTGAAGGCCTCACAGCTATCATCTCTGTAAAGCTTCCGGATCCGCAGTTTGAAGGACAGACCAAGACAAAACTCGGAAACAGTGAAGCGAGAACGATTACAGATTCCCTCTTCTCCGAGCATCTGACCAAATTCATGGCTGAGAACCCGTCTGTAGCAAGAAAGCTTGTTGAAAAAGGTATTCTTGCTTCACGGGCAAGAGACGCTGCGAAGAAAGCAAGGGAGCTGACACGCCGGAAATCAGCACTTGAAGTAAGCTCATTACCCGGGAAATTAGCAGACTGCTCTTCTAAAGACGCGTCAATCAGCGAAATTTACATCGTAGAGGGTGACTCTGCCGGAGGATCGGCAAAACAGGGCCGTGACCGGCATTTTCAGGCTATTCTCCCGCTGCGCGGTAAAATCATAAATGTGGAAAAAGCACGTCTCGACAAAATCCTTTCCAACAATGAAGTCCGTGCGATTATCACAGCTCTCGGTACAGGGATTGGTGAGGATTTTGACATTACCAAGGCCCGTTATCATAAAATCATCATTATGACGGATGCCGATGTTGATGGCGCCCACATCCGAACACTGCTGCTGACGTTCCTTTACCGTTATATGCGCCCACTTATTGAAGAGGGCTATATCTACATTGCGCAGCCTCCGCTCTACAAAATCCAGCAGAGCAAGCAGGTGTATTATGCGTACAACGAAAAGGAAATGGAACGGATTATGAGTGAAATTCCGGAATCACCGAAGCCGGGACTGCAGCGCTATAAGGGTCTTGGGGAAATGAATCCGACCCAGTTGTGGGAAACAACGATGGATCCGGCCAACCGTACTGTGCTGCAGGTCGCTCTTGAAGATGCGATGCTGGCAGACGAAGTCTTTGAGACACTAATGGGAGACCGTGTTGAACCGCGCCGCGATTTCATTCAGGAAAACGCCCATTATGTGAAAAACCTTGACGTATAACGTCACATAAAAAAACTGATATGCAGGCTCTGTGCAGTACGGCGCTTCACAGCAGAAACCCGGCTGTACAAGAGCAGGCTTTTACATACCCGTTAGTCAGAAAAAGTGAATCTGAATATCAGGTAAGAAGCTGAACGGATCATACCGACCCGTTTTGACTCAGGAGAAAACGGAGGTACATGCAATGTCTGAGCAAGATCAATCCAGAGTAAAAGAGATAAATATCGGGCAGGAAATGAAGACATCTTTCATGGACTATGCCATGAGCGTTATCGTCAGCCGCGCCCTGCCGGACGTGCGTGACGGGCTCAAGCCGGTTCACCGGAGGATTCTGTATGCGATGAATGAACTCGGGATGACACCGGATAAAGCATATAAAAAATCTGCCCGGATCGTCGGAGAAGTTATCGGTAAGTACCACCCGCACGGTGATTCGGCTGTATATGAGACGATGGTGCGGATGGCACAGGATTTCAGCTACCGCAACATGCTTGTCGACGGTCACGGAAACTTCGGTTCTGTGGATGGTGATGCAGCAGCGGCTATGCGTTATACAGAAGCGAAGCTCGCTAAAATATCCATGGAGATTGTCCGCGACATCAATAAAGATACGATTGATTACAGGGATAACTATGATGGAAGCGAACAGGAACCGGTTGTTCTGCCTGCAAGATTTCCGAACCTTCTCGTAAACGGTGCTTCCGGGATTGCCGTCGGAATGGCCACGAACATTCCGCCGCACAATCTGGGAGAAGTAATCGACGGTGTCCTTGCCCTCAGTAAGAACAAAGATCTGACAAACCAGGATCTGATGGAATACATCCCTGGTCCCGATTTTCCGACAGCTGCAGAAATAGTCGGTATTTCCGGTATCCGCAAGGCTTATGAAACGGGGAGAGGCTCTGTTATTATTCGGGCAAAAGCTGAAATCGACGAAATTAAAGGCAAGCCGAGAATTATCGTCACAGAGCTTCCGTATCAGGTAAATAAGGCCCGGCTGATTGAAAAAATTGCCGACCTGGTCCGCGACAAAAAAATCGACGGCATTACCGATCTTCGTGACGAGTCAGACCGTACAGGAATGCGCATCGTGATTGAGCTTCGTAAAGATGCCAATGCGAACGTGCTCCTGAACAACCTTTACAAGCAGACAGCGCTTCAGACGAGCTTCGGGATTAATACACTTGCGCTTGTGGACGGG encodes:
- the dnaN gene encoding DNA polymerase III subunit beta; translation: MKFTIQREQFVQSVQHVTKAISSRTTHPILTGIKIDATDEGVTLTGSDSDISIECFIPKEDDENEYVEIEEEGSIVLQARVFAEIVKKLPENQIELTVQDQFAATLKSGASVFNLNGLDPEEYPRLPQIEEDSVFKLPKDLLKNIIRQTGFAVSTVETRPVLTGVHWQVENGELSCTSTDSHRLAMRKAKVDTNTDDFSFSNVIIPGRSLTELNKILDDTEDWIDIIVTENQILFKAENILFFSRLLDGNYPATQNMIPTTSKTGVKLDTKQFLQAIERALLLSRDGKNNVVNLKTMENGHVEITSVTPEVGKVTEDLQSIELTGEELRISFNGKNLIDALKVVDSSEIHIDFTGAMSPFVLKPVDHDYTLHLFSPVRTY
- the yaaA gene encoding S4 domain-containing protein YaaA encodes the protein MEETVKIEGKFLTLGQLLKETGVIDTGGMAKWFLQEHDVFVNDEAEDRRGRKLYPGDIVRLEGGEAFVLE
- the recF gene encoding DNA replication/repair protein RecF (All proteins in this family for which functions are known are DNA-binding proteins that assist the filamentation of RecA onto DNA for the initiation of recombination or recombinational repair.), with translation MHINELALKNYRNYPEATLTFENEVNVIIGENAQGKTNLMEAIYVLALAKSHRTPRDKELIRWDQDFARIQGKLTKRTGPLQMEVVFSEKGKKVKLNHLEKKRLSDYIGTCNIVMFAPEDLNLVKGSPQVRRRFLDMELGQINNVYLYHLARFHKILKQRNQLLKNLQKSRKDYDETMLDVMTDQLIDSAVEVVSKRFSFLSRLQVWAEDIHKEISRGLERLEIRYIPSCNVSEQMDLSTMKDRMKEAFSRTGDREIYRGTTLIGPHRDDLRFDVNGRDIQTYGSQGQQRTTALSLKLAEIELIYEKVGEYPILLLDDVLSELDDFRQSHLLSAIQGKVQTFVTTTSVEGIHHETLENARIYYVDQGMAKRKD
- the remB gene encoding extracellular matrix regulator RemB; protein product: MFIHLGGDTVIRSKDVVAILDHQSRGMSQDNEEFLTEHGRRKKVTEISADTIKSVVITEGQVYLSPISSLTLKRRANAAVDIEEEEAGQSETAE
- the gyrB gene encoding DNA topoisomerase (ATP-hydrolyzing) subunit B, with the protein product MDQQQSYDESQIQVLEGLEAVRKRPGMYIGSTSVRGLHHLVWEIVDNSIDEAMGGHCDTIRVTIGEDNSITVEDNGRGIPVGIHEKMGRPAVEVIMTVLHAGGKFGGGGYKVSGGLHGVGASVVNALSTLLEVEVHKDGQVYYQAFKQGVPQEDLKVTGETDKQGTIIRFEPDPDIFTETTVFDYDILANRLRELAFLNRGLRIFITDERENGKEAEYFYEGGIASFVEHLNRTKEPIHEPPIFLEGEKEGIAIEIAIQYNEGFASNLYSFANNINTHEGGTHESGFKTALTRVINDYARKNNMFKENDPNLVGDDVREGLTAIISVKLPDPQFEGQTKTKLGNSEARTITDSLFSEHLTKFMAENPSVARKLVEKGILASRARDAAKKARELTRRKSALEVSSLPGKLADCSSKDASISEIYIVEGDSAGGSAKQGRDRHFQAILPLRGKIINVEKARLDKILSNNEVRAIITALGTGIGEDFDITKARYHKIIIMTDADVDGAHIRTLLLTFLYRYMRPLIEEGYIYIAQPPLYKIQQSKQVYYAYNEKEMERIMSEIPESPKPGLQRYKGLGEMNPTQLWETTMDPANRTVLQVALEDAMLADEVFETLMGDRVEPRRDFIQENAHYVKNLDV